TATGAGTCCTGGTGGAATGTCGGTGTGGCAGAAGTTTCAAAAAAGGAAAGCATTCAGTCTGCTTATCAAAATAAAGTATCAAATCTTGTAAAAGCACGTGCTTACTAAAAGGAGGAGGCAGGGAAAATGTTTCAAGATGTGAAGCTGGCGATTGCGCCAATCGGTTGGACTAATGATGATATGCCGGAGCTCGGCGGAGAAATTACTTTTGAGCAATGTGTCAGTGAAATGGCGCTTGCAGGTTTCTCCGGCAGTGAGGTAGGAAATAAATATCCACGCGATACAGTCGTATTAAAAAAAGCATTAGGATTGCGAGGGCTGGAAATTGCGAGCGCTTGGTTCAGTGCGTTTTTAACGTCAAAGCCATTTGAGGAAACTACCCAAGCCTTTACACGGCACCGAGATTTTTTACATGAAATGGGTGCTAAGGTAATCGTCGTTTCAGAACAAGGCAATAGTATTCAAGGTCAAATGGATACTCCTTTGTTTGAGAAAAAGCCGGTGTTCGCGGAGGAAGAATGGAAGCTATTGGTAGAAGGTCTACATCTTCTTGGTGATCTTGCAGCTGAAAAAGGGATGAAAATCGTCTACCACCATCATATGGGTACGGGCATCCAAACATCTGAGGAGATTGACCGGTTGATGACAGAAACGGACCCAGCAAGGGTTTCGCTCCTATATGATACCGGCCATCTTGTTTTCTCTGGAGAAGAACATTTGCACGTCCTGCAAAAACATATGGATCGAATCCATCATGTCCACTTGAAGGATGTTCGTATCGATGTAGCCAATAAGGTCCGTGAAGGGAAGTTGAGCTTCCTACAGGCAGTAAAAGAGGGAGTATTTACAGTCCCTGGTGATGGAGTGATTGACTTTAAGCCTGTTTTTGAAGAGTTGGAAAAGGCGGGATATAAAGGATGGTTTGTGGTTGAAGCCGAACAAGACCCAGCTAAGGCCAATCCTTTAGAATATGCCTTAAAAGCACGTGACTATATCCGTGAGCAAAGCGGGCTATAAAGGAGAACGAATATGACATTAGTAAAAATGAAAGAAATTCTCACTCATGCCAAGGCGAATGGTTACGGTGTTGGTGCGTTTAGTGTGGCAAACCTGGAAATGATTATGGGAGCGGTACGTGCGGCGGAAGAACTCCGCTCCCCGCTTATTTTGCAAATAGCGGAAGTACGCTTGAAGCACTCGCCACTCTCTATTATCGGACCAGCGATGGTGGCCGCTGCAACGAATGCTAGTGTTCCGGTTGCGGTTCACTTTGATCATGGCTTAACAGAAGAAAAGATTCGCGAGGCGTTGGAAATCGGTTTTTCCTCCATTATGTATGATGGCTCCCATCATCCCCTTGAAAAAAATATTACTGAAACGAAGAAGATGGCTGCGATTGCACGTGAATATGGAGCTACGGTGGAAGCCGAAATCGGTCAGGTCGGCGGCAGTGAAGATGGCTCGGTGGACTTGGAAATGCTGATTACCTCGACGGAACAGGCAGTGCAGTTTGCTGCTGATACGGAGATTGATGCACTCGCTATTGCCATTGGGAATGCCCATGGAGTCTATAAGGGAGAACCCCAGCTGCGCTTTGACCGTTTACAAGAGATTAATAGTGAAATAGAGATTCCTCTGGTTCTTCACGGTGGTTCCGGAATCTCTGAAACTAATTTTCGTCAATGTATCTCTCTTGGAATTAGAAAAATAAATGTCGCGACTGCCACGTTTAATAATGTTGTAAACATGGTTAACACCGAGGCACCATTTAAGGATTATTTTTCCTACCATGAAAGCGTTATTGCCGCTGCAGCAGAAAATGTGAAACGACATATGGAAATGTTCCAAAGTGTCGGGCGTGTAAAGGAGGAAACACTCAATGTATGAAAAATTAGGTGAATTAAAACCTGGATATACAAAAATAACAGATATGGAAAATAAGCATCCAGATATGCTACAAGATATCGGTATTTATTCGTTAGCAAAGGGAGAAAGTGTAACTCTTTTAGAAGGAAGAAAAGAGTCAGCTATCCTGCCGCTTGAAGGCGAGGTTATTCTAGAGTGGAATGGGAAGTCTCAAGAAATCAAGCGCGATAGCGTTTTTGAAGAAGATCCCTGGTGCTTGCACATTCCAAAGGAAGTAGAAGTAAGGATTACGGCGCTTTCCACCAGTGAAGTGCTTGTGCAAAAAACAGATAATGATACCGTTTTTGATGCAAAACTGTATACACCTGAGGATTGCCAAAGCAACGTCGCGGGTGATGGTGTATGGAATGGAACGGCGGAACGGGTGATTCGGACCATTTTTGATTACAGCACAGCTCCATATTCCAATCTTGTTATTGGAGAGGTTATTTCCTACCCTGGTCGCTGGTCTAGCTTCCCGCCGCATCACCATGATCAGCCTGAAGTTTATTATTATCGTTTTAATAAGCCACAAGGTTTTGGATGTGCAATGGTAGGACCGGAAGCTTACCGTGTTGAACATAATAGCTATATTACGATTCCTGGAGAGCTGGATCATCCGCAAGCAACGGCACCTGGTTATGCGATGTACTTCTGCTGGATGATTCGTCACATTGAAAATAATCCATGGACCGATCGGATCATGGAAGAAGAACATAAGTGGCTGTTAGAGCCTGATGCAAAAATCTGGCCAGAAAAGTAATCAGGAGGATGATGACGATAAAAACATTAAAAAAATATCAGTATGCTCCACCCAAAAACGGTTATCCCGAATGGAATAATAATCCGGAAATCTTTCAATTGAATCGTCGAAATGCTCATGCAACCCTTATGCCGTATGAGACGCTAGAAGAAGCGTTACAAGGGAATCGGAACGCCTCCAGCTATTATTGTTGTTTGAATGGGGATTGGAAGGAAGATATTAAGCCGCCATTTGCACCGACAAAATATAATCCTGTTGGGCAGTATCGAACCTCTTTTACCATACCAAAGGGATGGGAAGGGCAGCCTGTTTATTTTCACTTTGAAGGAGTCGAGTCCGCCTTTTATGTATGGGTGAATGGGGAAATGGTTGGGTACAGTGAAGATACCTTTACTCCTCCAGAATTTGATGTAACCCCTTACCTGATTGACGGTGAAAATCAGCTGGCAGTTGAGGTGTACCGCTGGTGTGATGCCAGCTGGCTGGCAGAGGTATAGCATTGAATCCTATCATTTCAAGTCCCAAATATGATAGCAAAGATTTCACGGATGTTCCGTACTTAGAGCCTACTGCGGTTTATAATGAGGAAAACGAACAGCTGACCATCTTTGCTGTAAATCGCCATTTGCAAGAAGGTTTGGAATTAGAGGTGGATATCCGCAACTTTGAAGGCTATGAAGTCCTTGAACATATCGTTCTTGAAAATGATGACCTCAAGCTTACAAACTCAGCGAAAGGAACACCAGTTGCACCACATTCCAATGGTAATGCCAAGATCGAAAATGGCGGGGTCTCAACCGTACTTCCTAAGTTATCTTGGAACGTAATCCGCTTTGCAAAACGTAGGTAATTTTGCCCGTTAAGACCCACCTTACTAGGTGGGTTCTTTGCATCCATAAATTTATGTAAAAGAAGGTGAACCAAATTCTAAACTCCTCATTGCCTTTGTTCCGACTTCCTTTTTGACCCTTTCAAGGAGTATAGGTTGATTTAAAGGGTCTTATTTTTACTGTTAATCAATCATTTAACGTTTGATTAGATGATCATTATGGTTATTCTGCAATAACTAATTTTACATTATTCTCCACCACAAGGTTCTGGTACTCCAGACTGGGCATTTTATCAGTAATTAAGTAATTAATTTTGTTTAATTCACAATAGGTTGTTAATCCATATTGACCAAATTTATTATGATCAACTAATAAATAGATTGTTTTACTCCTTTCCACAATTTTTCTTTTTAATTCTGTTTCAAAAAGAGAAGCGTTTGTAACGCCGTTAGTAGGTGTAATACCGGTTGAAGCCATAAATGCCTTGTTAATATTGTAGGTATTTAATATTTCTATATTATAGTTAATACCAAAAGATTTGGTTTTTCTCTCAAGAACGCCTCCAATCGTTATGATTGTTAAATTTTCAAAAGGAATTGAACCAACAATCGTATCAATATTATTTGTAATGATTGTAATATGCTTTTCTTTTATATGATCAAGCATCTCTATTGTTGTAGTACCCGAATCGATAAAAATGATATCTCCATCCTCGACAAAATCGGCTGCTGTTCTACCTATGACTTTTTTTCCATGATGATTTTGTACTTCCCGTTCATGAAACGGCTCAAGTTTTTTTTGATTGACGGCGATGCCGCCATAAACTTTTTTGAAAGTCCCTGTATCTACTAACTCTTGAAGATCACGTCTAATTGTATTTTTTGATACCTTAAATTCTTTGACAAGTTCATCTAGGGACGCAGATTGGTGTTTTACTACATATTCCTCTAATTGCTTTATCCTTTTTTCCTTTATCATCTCTATCCCCTCAATCATAAAAATCTAATTTTTGATAATGATTATATTACCACAAGTTAACCAAAAGTTCACCAATATTTAATCAAAAAATCTTGACTGAAAGTTTTTAAACTATTATGATTTAATCGAAAGTTACCAAAATATAACTAAAATATAACCGTTTTTATAGAAGGGAAGGAATCAACTAATGGGTGAAATAAGAAAGCTTAAAAATTTTATTAATGGTGAGTGGGTCCCAAGCAAATCGGCTATGTATGAGGATGTATATAATCCTGCTACGAAAGAGGTAATTGCCCAAGTCCCGTTATCTACTTATGAAGATGTTAATGATGCAATAGAGGCTGCACAGGCAGCATTTGAAGATTGGAGACTCGTTCCTGTACAGCAGCGTGCCCGAATTCTATTTAAATTTCAGCAGCTGCTGCAAGATAATAAAGAGGAATTAGCTCGTTTGATTACAATTGAAAACGGGAAGAATCTCACCGAAGCATTAGGAGAAGTCGGTAGAGGAATCGAAAATGTAGAATTTGCTGCTGGGGCACCTACCTTAATGATGGGAGATTCTATATCCACTATTGCAACGGATGTGGAAGTGACTAGTTATCGCTATCCTATCGGTGTAGTAGGTGGAATTACACCTTTCAATTTTCCAATGATGGTTCCTTGCTGGATGTTCCCAATGGCGATTGCGGTAGGAAATACATTTGTTTTGAAGCCATCTGAAAGAACTCCATTACTCACCGAAAAATTAGCACAATTATTAACGGAGGCAGGACTCCCAAAAGGTGTGTTTAACATTGTTAATGGTGCACATGATGTTGTAAATGGTCTTTTAGATCATCCCACTGTTCAAGCTATTTCCTTTGTTGGTTCCAAACCTGTTGGTGAATATGTTTATAAACGCGGAAGTCAGAACTTAAAACGTGTCCAAGCTCTTACTGGTGCAAAAAACCATTCGATTGTTTTAAATGATGCAGATATAGACCATGCGACAACAAATATCATCAGTTCTGGATTTGGTTCTGCAGGGGAACGCTGTATGGCTTGTTCCGTTGTGACAGTAGAGGAAGGGATAGCAGATGAATTTATGTCATCACTTCTAGAAAAAACTAAAAAAATCAAAATTGGTAACGGCTTAGATGATGGTGTGTTCTTAGGACCAGTGATTAGAGAAGAAAATCTAAAACGGACACTTGGATATATTAAACAAGGTATTGAAGAGGGGGCAAAGCTAGTATGTGATGGGCGTGAAAATTGTTCAGAAGATGGTTATTTTGTGGGTCCAACTATTTTTGATGGTGTCACCACTGATATGACCATTTGGAAGGATGAAATATTCGCTCCAGTACTTTCTATTGTCCGTGTTAAACACTTGAAAGAAGCAGTAAAAACAGCAAACCAATCAGAATTTGCAAATGGGGCATGTATTTATACATCTAATGCTTCAGCCATTCGTTATTTTAGAGAAAATATTGACGCAGGCATGTTGGGGATTAACTTAGGTGTACCCGCTCCGATTGCTTTCTTTCCATTCTCAGGCTGGAAAGCTTCCTTTTATGGTACTTTGCCTGCCAATGGTAAAGATGGTGTGGAATTCTATACACATAAAAAAGTTGTAACAGCAAATTATAAAGCACCAATATTTGAGTAACGTACATGAAGCTATTATTCTACTGTGTGTTTAGTAGGATAATAGCTATTAACTTTTTTTCGCATCCTTTGTAACAATTATTATCATATAGGTTACTGAATTTTTTAAGGAGGAAAATTATAATGAACACATTACTTCGGAAACCCAATTTCCAATCATCTAAAGATGGAATCACCATTGTTCATGATATAACAACTGAAAATACTCCATTGAAATATGTTGGATTTAAAGTTGTCGATTTACTCCCTGGTGCTGCATATGTTCAAAAGCTTGAAAAAGAAGAATGCTGCATTGTAGCTTTAACAGGAAAAATAAGTGTCACCGATGGTGAGCAGATATTTGAAAATATAGGTACAAGAGTAAGTGTTTTTGAAAAAAGGACCACGGATAGTGTCTATGTTTCAAATGATCGCACTTTTGAAGTAGTCGCAACAACGATAGCACGAGTTGTCCTTTGTTATTCAGCTTCTGAAACACAACTGCCGACGAGATTGATTAAAGCAGAAGAGAACAGTATTGAAAATCGAGGTAAGTATAGCAACAAACGGTTAGTTCATAATATTTTGCCTGATTCTGACCCATCTGCTAATAGTTTGCTAGTTGTGGAGGTATTTACTGAAAGCGGTAACTGGTCAAGCTATCCTCCCCATAAACATGACCAGGATCAACTCCCTGATGAATCATTTTTGGAAGAGACGTATTACCATGAAATAAACCCAAGACAAGGTTTTGTCTTTCAACGTGTATACACAGATGACCGTTCCATTGATGAGACAATGGCAGTAGAGAACGGTGAAGTTGTTTTAGTGCCGGCGGGTTATCACCCTGTAGGCGTTCCAGATGGTTATGAATCCTACTATATTAAACGTTATGGCCGGTCCAAAGCGAATCTGGAAATTTCATAATGATCCAGCTCATAAATGGATAATAGATCGTAAATAAACTAGAGGAGATTGGAAAAATGAGAATAAATTTTCATACCGATCGTGAATTTGATCTTATTGCAATTGGGAGGGCATGTATGGATTTAAATGCGGTAGAATATAACCGGCCAATGGAAGAAACAATGACCTTTAAAAAGTATGTAGGCGGTTCGCCTGCTAACATTGCAATTGGGGCAGCGAAATTAGGCTTAAAATCAGGTTTTATTGGCAAGCTTGCCGACGACCAGCATGGACGTTTTATCGAACAATATATGCGTGAAGCAGGAGTAGATACTTCTAATATGGTGATAGATAAAGAGGGGCATAAGACTGGGCTTGCTTTTACGGAAATTAAGAGTCCTGAGGAATGCAGTATCTTAATGTATCGCGATGATGTAGCTGATTTGTATTTACAGCCATCAGAGGTAAGTGAAGAGTATATAAAAAAATCAAAAATTCTCCTTGTATCAGGAACGGCACTTTCAAAAAGTCCATCTCGAGAAGCCGTGTTAAAAGCAATCAAATATGCCAAGCAAAACGATGTGAAAGTCGTATTTGAATTAGATTATCGGCCATATACATGGGGATCTTCTGAAGAAGTATCCGTTTATTATTCACTCGTTGCAGAGCAGGCAAATGTGGTGATTGGTACTCGCGATGAATTTGACATACTGGAAAATATTGTAGAAGGTAACAATGAAACGACGATTCGGTATTTGTTCGCTTACTCACCAGAGTTAATTGTCATTAAACATGGTGTTGAAGGTTCTTATGCGTATCTGAAAACTGGTGAAACGTGCAAGGGACATGCTTACTTAACGAAAGTATTAAAAACATTTGGTGCAGGGGATTCATATGCATCTGCTTTTCTATATGCATTAATTACTGGTAAAGATATTGAAACAGCATTAAAATATGCCAGTGCTTCTGCGGCCATTGTTGTAAGTAAGCATAGTTCGTCAGAAGCAATGCCAACAGCAGCAGAAATTGAAGCGCTGATTAAAGAAAGATCGTAAAAAAATAGAAATAGACCAATCCTTCCGAGGTGAAAATATCGATGGTGAAAATTAAATTAACAACGGCACAAGCATTAATTAAATTTTTGAATCAACAATATCTTCATGTGGATGGTGAAGAATTTCCATACGTAGAAGGGATCTTCACATTGTTCGGCCATGGAAATGTATTAGGTATTGGGCAGGCACTTGAACAAGATTCAGGACACTTAAAAGTATTTCAAGGGAAAAATGAGCAAGGGATGGCCCATGCTGCTATTGCCTATAGTAAACAAATGCTGCGCCAAAAAATCTTTGCTGTCACTACATCTGTTGGTCCAGGAGCAGCTAATTTAGCTGCAGCTGCAGGTACAGCATTAGCAAACAATATTCCCGTGTTATTTTTGCCGGGTGATACATTTGCCACCAGGCAGCCAGATCCCGTCTTACAACAAGTTGAGCAGGAATATAGCTTAGCTGTAACAACAAACGATGCATTGAAACCGCTTTCGAGGTATTGGGACCGCATTACTCGTCCTGAACAACTAATGTCGAGTCTGCTTCGAGCTTTCGAAGTTATGACAGATCCGGCAAAAGCTGGTCCCGCAACCATTTGTATATCTCAGGATGTAGAAGGCGAAGCTTTTGGTTTTGATGAAACGTTCTTTGAAAAAAGGGTTCATTACCTTGATAGAAAAATACCTGTACAGCGTGAATTACATGGGGCAACTGAGTTAATAAAATCCAGTAAAAGGCCTGTTTTTGTCGTAGGCGGCGGAGCTAAGTACTCTCAAGCCCGTGATATATTAATCAAACTCTCCGAAACCCATACGATCCCATTGGTTGAAACACAAGCTGGGAAAGCGACGGTCGAATCTTGGTTTCCACATAATTTAGGCGGTTTGGGTGTAACGGGAACATTAGCAGCAAATAAAGCAGCACAACAAGCAGATTTAATTATTGGCATCGGAACTAGATATACAGATTTCGCCACTTCCTCTAAAACAGGCTTTAATTTTGATACAGCAAAATTCTTAAATATTAATGTTAGTAGAATGCAAGCCTATAAATTAGATGCTTTTCAAGTAGTAGCCGATGCAAAGACCACCTTAGAACAATTAGCACCATTACTAGAAGGCTATCAAACTGATTATGCAAACACTATTTTTGACTTGAAAGAGGAATGGATAAAAGAACGTGACCGTTTGAGTCAGGTAACTTTTCAACGCAAAAATTTCGATCCTGAAGTGAAGGGTCATTTTTCTCAAGAAATCTTGAATGAATATGCGGATTCTTTAGAAACTGAACTTTCGCAAACGGCCGTATTAATTACGGTAAATAATGCGATTGATTCTGACAGTATTATTGTTGCCTCTTCAGGATCACTTCCAGGTGATGTCCAACGGGTTTGGAATCCGGAGGTGCCCAATACTTATAACGTAGAATACGGTTATTCTTGTATGGGTTATGAAATATCTGGCGCATTAGGAGTGAAGTTGGCCCAACCAGAAAAGGAAGTATTCTCACTAGTAGGTGACGGAAGTTTCTTGATGTTACATTCTGAACTGATAACCGCCATACAATATGGGCAAAAAATTAATGTGATTCTTTTCGACAATGCTGGGTTTGGCTGCATCAATAACTTACAAATGGGAAATGGCAGCAGCAGCTATTGTACAGAATTCCGAACATTTGACAATCAAATCCTGAATATTGATTATGCAAAAGTGGCAGAGGCTTATGGTGCAAAAGCCTATCGTGCTACTACACTAGAGGGTCTAAAAGCAGCCATTGAAGATGCGAAAAAACAAAAAAGATCTACGTTTATTGAAGTGAAGGTTTTACCCAAAACTATGACTGATGGGTATGAAAGCTGGTGGAATGTCGGCGTAGCGGAAGTATCTGAAAATGAAAAAGTACAAAAGGTTTACCAAGACAAGGTGGAAATGAAAAATAAGGCAAAGCAATATTGATTACGTTTTATCAGATGAATCTATTTCACCCTGT
This genomic stretch from Neobacillus niacini harbors:
- the iolE gene encoding myo-inosose-2 dehydratase is translated as MFQDVKLAIAPIGWTNDDMPELGGEITFEQCVSEMALAGFSGSEVGNKYPRDTVVLKKALGLRGLEIASAWFSAFLTSKPFEETTQAFTRHRDFLHEMGAKVIVVSEQGNSIQGQMDTPLFEKKPVFAEEEWKLLVEGLHLLGDLAAEKGMKIVYHHHMGTGIQTSEEIDRLMTETDPARVSLLYDTGHLVFSGEEHLHVLQKHMDRIHHVHLKDVRIDVANKVREGKLSFLQAVKEGVFTVPGDGVIDFKPVFEELEKAGYKGWFVVEAEQDPAKANPLEYALKARDYIREQSGL
- a CDS encoding class II fructose-bisphosphate aldolase; this translates as MTLVKMKEILTHAKANGYGVGAFSVANLEMIMGAVRAAEELRSPLILQIAEVRLKHSPLSIIGPAMVAAATNASVPVAVHFDHGLTEEKIREALEIGFSSIMYDGSHHPLEKNITETKKMAAIAREYGATVEAEIGQVGGSEDGSVDLEMLITSTEQAVQFAADTEIDALAIAIGNAHGVYKGEPQLRFDRLQEINSEIEIPLVLHGGSGISETNFRQCISLGIRKINVATATFNNVVNMVNTEAPFKDYFSYHESVIAAAAENVKRHMEMFQSVGRVKEETLNV
- a CDS encoding 5-deoxy-glucuronate isomerase — its product is MYEKLGELKPGYTKITDMENKHPDMLQDIGIYSLAKGESVTLLEGRKESAILPLEGEVILEWNGKSQEIKRDSVFEEDPWCLHIPKEVEVRITALSTSEVLVQKTDNDTVFDAKLYTPEDCQSNVAGDGVWNGTAERVIRTIFDYSTAPYSNLVIGEVISYPGRWSSFPPHHHDQPEVYYYRFNKPQGFGCAMVGPEAYRVEHNSYITIPGELDHPQATAPGYAMYFCWMIRHIENNPWTDRIMEEEHKWLLEPDAKIWPEK
- a CDS encoding DeoR/GlpR family DNA-binding transcription regulator, yielding MIKEKRIKQLEEYVVKHQSASLDELVKEFKVSKNTIRRDLQELVDTGTFKKVYGGIAVNQKKLEPFHEREVQNHHGKKVIGRTAADFVEDGDIIFIDSGTTTIEMLDHIKEKHITIITNNIDTIVGSIPFENLTIITIGGVLERKTKSFGINYNIEILNTYNINKAFMASTGITPTNGVTNASLFETELKRKIVERSKTIYLLVDHNKFGQYGLTTYCELNKINYLITDKMPSLEYQNLVVENNVKLVIAE
- a CDS encoding CoA-acylating methylmalonate-semialdehyde dehydrogenase encodes the protein MGEIRKLKNFINGEWVPSKSAMYEDVYNPATKEVIAQVPLSTYEDVNDAIEAAQAAFEDWRLVPVQQRARILFKFQQLLQDNKEELARLITIENGKNLTEALGEVGRGIENVEFAAGAPTLMMGDSISTIATDVEVTSYRYPIGVVGGITPFNFPMMVPCWMFPMAIAVGNTFVLKPSERTPLLTEKLAQLLTEAGLPKGVFNIVNGAHDVVNGLLDHPTVQAISFVGSKPVGEYVYKRGSQNLKRVQALTGAKNHSIVLNDADIDHATTNIISSGFGSAGERCMACSVVTVEEGIADEFMSSLLEKTKKIKIGNGLDDGVFLGPVIREENLKRTLGYIKQGIEEGAKLVCDGRENCSEDGYFVGPTIFDGVTTDMTIWKDEIFAPVLSIVRVKHLKEAVKTANQSEFANGACIYTSNASAIRYFRENIDAGMLGINLGVPAPIAFFPFSGWKASFYGTLPANGKDGVEFYTHKKVVTANYKAPIFE
- the iolC gene encoding 5-dehydro-2-deoxygluconokinase — translated: MRINFHTDREFDLIAIGRACMDLNAVEYNRPMEETMTFKKYVGGSPANIAIGAAKLGLKSGFIGKLADDQHGRFIEQYMREAGVDTSNMVIDKEGHKTGLAFTEIKSPEECSILMYRDDVADLYLQPSEVSEEYIKKSKILLVSGTALSKSPSREAVLKAIKYAKQNDVKVVFELDYRPYTWGSSEEVSVYYSLVAEQANVVIGTRDEFDILENIVEGNNETTIRYLFAYSPELIVIKHGVEGSYAYLKTGETCKGHAYLTKVLKTFGAGDSYASAFLYALITGKDIETALKYASASAAIVVSKHSSSEAMPTAAEIEALIKERS
- the iolD gene encoding 3D-(3,5/4)-trihydroxycyclohexane-1,2-dione acylhydrolase (decyclizing) — encoded protein: MVKIKLTTAQALIKFLNQQYLHVDGEEFPYVEGIFTLFGHGNVLGIGQALEQDSGHLKVFQGKNEQGMAHAAIAYSKQMLRQKIFAVTTSVGPGAANLAAAAGTALANNIPVLFLPGDTFATRQPDPVLQQVEQEYSLAVTTNDALKPLSRYWDRITRPEQLMSSLLRAFEVMTDPAKAGPATICISQDVEGEAFGFDETFFEKRVHYLDRKIPVQRELHGATELIKSSKRPVFVVGGGAKYSQARDILIKLSETHTIPLVETQAGKATVESWFPHNLGGLGVTGTLAANKAAQQADLIIGIGTRYTDFATSSKTGFNFDTAKFLNINVSRMQAYKLDAFQVVADAKTTLEQLAPLLEGYQTDYANTIFDLKEEWIKERDRLSQVTFQRKNFDPEVKGHFSQEILNEYADSLETELSQTAVLITVNNAIDSDSIIVASSGSLPGDVQRVWNPEVPNTYNVEYGYSCMGYEISGALGVKLAQPEKEVFSLVGDGSFLMLHSELITAIQYGQKINVILFDNAGFGCINNLQMGNGSSSYCTEFRTFDNQILNIDYAKVAEAYGAKAYRATTLEGLKAAIEDAKKQKRSTFIEVKVLPKTMTDGYESWWNVGVAEVSENEKVQKVYQDKVEMKNKAKQY